In the genome of Ignavibacteriota bacterium, the window AACAGTATCCGGTGCAAAATTGTATGTCGGGGGAGGGTTCACTACTATCGGAGGCGAATCGAGAAGGTATATAGCGGCACTCGATATTGATGGTCAGATTGCTACATCGTGGAGTCCGAGTTTGAACGGCTCGGTCAGGACAATTGCATTAAATGGAACCGATGTTTGTACCGGCGGTACTTTTTCCAGTATGGGAGGAGTCCAAAGATATGGACTCGCGGCAATTGATGCTTTGAGTGGTGAAGCGACAGAATGGAATCCGGAAACGAATGGATATATCTTAAGTATGGCACTCTCTGGAAATACTCTCTATATAGGTGGTCAGTTTTCAAGCGTTGGCGGAGAATATAGAAATTCCCTTGCCGCCGTTGATGCATCAACGGGAAGTGTATCAAGTTGGAATCCGAATGTCGAAGGTGAAGTTTGGACGATGCTCTTATCAGGAACAAATCTATTTCTTGGTGGAGATTTTTACACCATAGGGGGAGTAGCAAGACAATTTCTTGCTTCTGTTGATGCAACTACAGGTAACCCAACTAGTTGGAATCCAACATTGGACGGTTCCGCACGGGCATTACTTCTTTCCGGTTCAACACTCTACATAGGTGGAGAATTTACCACGATAAATTCTCAGGTCAGACAGTTTCTTGCCGCATTTGATGTCGGTACAAGTTCATTGAAAAGTTGGAATCCAGCTGCTGATGGTCCCGTTTATGCACTTGCCTTGTCAGGCAATACAGTGTATGTCGGAGGAGATTTTTTGACTATCGGTTCCCAGACAAGACAATTCGTGGGAGCGATAGATGGCAGTACGGGCGACCCGACAGCATGGAATCCTATGTCAGATGTTACCGTTCGTTCGTTGGCTATCTCAGGAAATAATGTTTATGCTGGCGGTGATTTTGGAGTGATAGGAGGACAAACACGATATGGCTTGGCATGTCTTGATGGTACAACGGGAAATGCGACAACATGGAATCCAAGTAATGATTACGCGTCGTTATTTTCAATTGTTTTATATGGACAAACTGTATATATCGGAGGTGAATTTTGGAGTATGGCAAATTCTTCGCATGCATATTTCGCAGGCATATCCGATACAAGTATGTCGTTCTCAGGAACATCTGCGGTTAAGTACAGAACATTCACCCCTGATACTTTAGGATATATTTATTATCAGAAGCCTGCAACGCGTCCGAAATATCCGAACACTGCGAATGTCATCTATGAAACGTATAAGCGAATGCCAACAGCCCTCTTACGTGTTGGAAAACCCGGTCAATACAATCTGGGGCTAAAAGAAAAAGCCTATGTCCAACCCAAAGCCTATACGGACGTATTGAAAACATTGCTTAAAGGAACTACGATTCATACCGGGACTGCTCGAGGATTAGATTTTGATAACAAAAATGCTCTTTTAGTCAAAAAATATCTTTCACTGGATCCGGTGAAACACAACAATACCCTGTTAGCAAATTTAATGGCTCTCCAAGTAAATATTGCAGCAAGCGATACCGGAGTAACACCCTATGGTTTTGCTGACCTTGTGTACGATGAAGGAAGCGGTAATCCATTGAGTGGTATGACAATGGATGAGATTGCAGAGTATGCAAATAATCTTATGTCAAATTATGAATATCAACCGTTGAGCGTCTATGAAAATATTGATACAACGGTTAATAAAATAAATGAAGCATTTTCCGGAACGTTTGATACGACTTCATGGATAGTTGGGACTAAACTGAGAGTTAAGGGGACTAAAGAACTTGGAAGGGTAGCATTTCTAAGAACAAGCACTGTCTCACGTTCAAGAATAATTCCGACGGCATCGTATGAGGATATGCTACCATCAATGTATTCGTTAAGGCAGAACTATCCCAATCCCTTCAACCCGACAACGACTATACAATTCGAGTTAGGACAGAATTCACTTGTAACGCTAAAGATATATAACATGCTCGGACAAGAAGTGGCGACATTATTAGACCGTGATGAAATGTATGAAGGACAACGCGAGGTAACATTCAATGGAAAAGAATTAGCTTCGGGTGTGTACTTCTATCGGCTTGTTGCCGAAGGTATTTCGGAGAATAGTGAAGAAAGTCAGTCGAAGAACTTTATTGAAACGAAAAAAATGGTTCTGGTAAAATAGTGCCACGAATTGAAACACATCACTAAATAATGAAAACAGATGAGCCTCAGTTTTATTAACTGGGGCTTTTTTATTAGTAACTGATGTTACGCAAGCATGTAATTTCAAGGAAAAAATCCTAAATCATAATATCGAAACCCTAAACAAATTCTAATCTCGAATGTTCAAACTTCAAATTCACCTTAAAACAGAGGTTTAGTTTTTTGAATTTTGGATTTGTTTAGTTTTTCGTATTTCGATATTAGGATTTTTGACGTCAAACAACGGTGTTGCGTAACTTCAGTTAGTAATGTTGTGATGAGGTTGAATTTTCAATCCCAAATGAATATCTTACACCATGAAACAGAGATTCTGTGGATGTAGTGATTCTCGGTATGTGATGAAGTACGTGTTGTTCTTCATCGTCTCATGTGTGCGTTTGTTCGCACAGGAGCCGCTTTTCACAGAAGATTGGAGATGGTCTCACTTTACGACAAAATCCGGGTTGCCGTCGAACAATGTGTTACAGATTTTTGAAACAGAAGATAGTACGATCTGGGTGAACACCACCGAAGGGATAGCATGGTTTGATGGTTATGAGTTTAATAAAGTTCTTCTTCCCAATCGGAAAGATAGTTATCAATCATTTATCAGGTCGGTACGGGGAGAGAACTTAGTAGTGTT includes:
- a CDS encoding T9SS type A sorting domain-containing protein, with amino-acid sequence MKNSHIIFLMVAVVITLFSGASLLPAQTIQDNLWVTNGAVYSTVRTGNTIYIGGQFSQVGPATGSCVNINSSTGIRDADFPRFNGTVYAVVADGSGGWYIGGNFTMVEATAQKYLAHILSDNTLDATWSPNPNGYVTELALYGSYIYVAGQFTVIGGQSRTKLAQIELSTGLATSWNPSPSNTVSCLNINSTGTTLYVGGAFTTISSSTRNRIASYSIPSGSLSSWNPTATGSVSAIEISTSTVYVGGNFTTIGGQPRNYIAELDASTGNATTWNPNANSSVVALAKSGNYVYAGGYFTTMGGNTVHYFARINTTSGYASSYANPNDYVYTITVSGAKLYVGGGFTTIGGESRRYIAALDIDGQIATSWSPSLNGSVRTIALNGTDVCTGGTFSSMGGVQRYGLAAIDALSGEATEWNPETNGYILSMALSGNTLYIGGQFSSVGGEYRNSLAAVDASTGSVSSWNPNVEGEVWTMLLSGTNLFLGGDFYTIGGVARQFLASVDATTGNPTSWNPTLDGSARALLLSGSTLYIGGEFTTINSQVRQFLAAFDVGTSSLKSWNPAADGPVYALALSGNTVYVGGDFLTIGSQTRQFVGAIDGSTGDPTAWNPMSDVTVRSLAISGNNVYAGGDFGVIGGQTRYGLACLDGTTGNATTWNPSNDYASLFSIVLYGQTVYIGGEFWSMANSSHAYFAGISDTSMSFSGTSAVKYRTFTPDTLGYIYYQKPATRPKYPNTANVIYETYKRMPTALLRVGKPGQYNLGLKEKAYVQPKAYTDVLKTLLKGTTIHTGTARGLDFDNKNALLVKKYLSLDPVKHNNTLLANLMALQVNIAASDTGVTPYGFADLVYDEGSGNPLSGMTMDEIAEYANNLMSNYEYQPLSVYENIDTTVNKINEAFSGTFDTTSWIVGTKLRVKGTKELGRVAFLRTSTVSRSRIIPTASYEDMLPSMYSLRQNYPNPFNPTTTIQFELGQNSLVTLKIYNMLGQEVATLLDRDEMYEGQREVTFNGKELASGVYFYRLVAEGISENSEESQSKNFIETKKMVLVK